In one Silene latifolia isolate original U9 population chromosome 10, ASM4854445v1, whole genome shotgun sequence genomic region, the following are encoded:
- the LOC141605424 gene encoding uncharacterized protein LOC141605424 isoform X3: protein MAEGAKVYGYLFPYLYDEDGRARLSLSTMVNLMILDQATMCLSLGVLDVGSSGTLKYLGSSGIYSLLVMRIFVCCIMAKLAVSN, encoded by the exons ATGGCAGAAGGCGCTAAAGTATATGGCTAcctatttccttatttgtatGATGAG GACGGAAGAGCCCGTTTGAGCTTGTCTACCATGGTCAATTTGATGATTCTAGACCAAGCAACAATGTGCCTATCACTTGGAG TGTTGGATGTAGGATCAAGTGGCACCCTGAAGTATTTAG GTTCTTCTGGAATTTATTCATTGCTTGTTATGAGGATTTTCGTCTGCTGTATCATGGCCAAGCTGGCAGTGAGTAACTAG
- the LOC141605424 gene encoding uncharacterized protein LOC141605424 isoform X2 codes for MAEGAKVYGYLFPYLYDEMQFASGRKSPFELVYHGQFDDSRPSNNVPITWSVGCRIKWHPEVFRFFWNLFIACYEDFRLLYHGQAGSE; via the exons ATGGCAGAAGGCGCTAAAGTATATGGCTAcctatttccttatttgtatGATGAG ATGCAATTTGCGTCAGGACGGAAGAGCCCGTTTGAGCTTGTCTACCATGGTCAATTTGATGATTCTAGACCAAGCAACAATGTGCCTATCACTTGGAG TGTTGGATGTAGGATCAAGTGGCACCCTGAAGTATTTAG GTTCTTCTGGAATTTATTCATTGCTTGTTATGAGGATTTTCGTCTGCTGTATCATGGCCAAGCTGGCAGTGAGTAA
- the LOC141605424 gene encoding uncharacterized protein LOC141605424 isoform X1 produces MAEGAKVYGYLFPYLYDESRCNLRQDGRARLSLSTMVNLMILDQATMCLSLGVLDVGSSGTLKYLGSSGIYSLLVMRIFVCCIMAKLAVSN; encoded by the exons ATGGCAGAAGGCGCTAAAGTATATGGCTAcctatttccttatttgtatGATGAG AGTAGATGCAATTTGCGTCAGGACGGAAGAGCCCGTTTGAGCTTGTCTACCATGGTCAATTTGATGATTCTAGACCAAGCAACAATGTGCCTATCACTTGGAG TGTTGGATGTAGGATCAAGTGGCACCCTGAAGTATTTAG GTTCTTCTGGAATTTATTCATTGCTTGTTATGAGGATTTTCGTCTGCTGTATCATGGCCAAGCTGGCAGTGAGTAACTAG